In Corynebacterium nuruki S6-4, the following proteins share a genomic window:
- the dctP gene encoding TRAP transporter substrate-binding protein DctP encodes MTKPPVCPTRGSLGRPRGAVTATVAAVTAATAVFATTSCSSPAEGETDTVTLTMADNFALTHPVGVGGTRPFLDRIEDTSDLDINYFASGQLGHQADMPTVIRNGTADIGVVSAAYAGSNLPLSGVSDLPGFGNDACQVGYALRDVARPGGILYEKELKDLKFRPLWAGSLPSFEVMTSGRHVTSPEDLSGAIIRSTGGTVDRMISEVGAGAISMPIGEMYEAIQRATVEGTLASPISITPYSLEEVITHSTRGAEQGSFTLIYGVNTDTWDRLNDSQQKELLDAADASQESLCLQLNEAKDKAYTAMEDAGVEFEDVSANAAEWEKLVDPVRQGWVDAGEKLDLPTQDVLDEFTAAVDRYDHAAERIARGEKL; translated from the coding sequence ATGACCAAGCCACCGGTCTGCCCGACCCGAGGGTCGCTCGGCAGACCCCGGGGAGCTGTGACGGCCACCGTCGCCGCCGTCACAGCAGCAACAGCAGTGTTCGCGACCACCTCGTGTTCCTCGCCGGCCGAGGGGGAGACCGACACGGTCACACTGACCATGGCCGACAATTTCGCGCTCACCCACCCGGTGGGAGTGGGCGGGACCCGACCCTTCCTCGACCGGATCGAGGACACGTCCGACCTGGACATCAACTACTTCGCGTCGGGCCAGCTCGGACACCAGGCGGACATGCCGACGGTCATCCGGAACGGTACGGCGGACATCGGCGTCGTCTCCGCGGCCTATGCGGGATCCAATCTTCCGCTGTCCGGTGTCAGCGACCTGCCCGGCTTCGGTAACGACGCCTGCCAGGTCGGCTACGCCCTGCGCGATGTCGCCCGCCCCGGCGGCATCCTCTACGAGAAGGAACTCAAGGACCTGAAGTTCCGTCCGCTGTGGGCCGGAAGTCTGCCCTCGTTCGAGGTGATGACCAGCGGCCGGCACGTGACGTCCCCGGAAGACCTCAGCGGCGCCATCATCCGGTCCACCGGCGGAACCGTGGACCGCATGATCAGCGAGGTGGGAGCGGGCGCGATCTCCATGCCGATCGGAGAGATGTACGAGGCCATCCAGCGGGCGACGGTGGAGGGGACGCTGGCCAGCCCGATCAGTATCACGCCCTACAGCCTGGAGGAGGTCATCACCCACTCGACCCGCGGTGCGGAACAGGGGTCGTTCACCCTGATCTACGGGGTCAACACGGACACCTGGGACAGGCTCAACGACTCGCAGCAGAAGGAACTGCTCGATGCCGCGGACGCCAGCCAGGAATCACTGTGTCTGCAGCTCAACGAGGCGAAGGACAAGGCGTACACCGCCATGGAGGACGCCGGCGTCGAGTTCGAGGACGTGAGCGCCAACGCCGCGGAGTGGGAGAAACTGGTGGACCCGGTCCGCCAGGGATGGGTCGACGCCGGCGAGAAGCTGGACCTCCCGACGCAGGACGTGCTGGACGAGTTCACCGCGGCCGTGGACAGGTACGACCACGCGGCCGAGCGGATCGCCCGGGGGGAGAAACTCTGA
- a CDS encoding IclR family transcriptional regulator — translation MTATNDRPGAGDAFPFPPGMSDGSAERPGGTPRPHHRTVDRVAAILETVARSRTPMGLSDIAKAVGAPVSSAQSLVNGLAATGYLAEEARGFRLGMAPYFLATLAGTRPVDQVTHQMLEDVVEGTGAVAVVAVLIGGSVFYIDYAVDDPAYAYLAQNRLRRPPLETSAGWILLSGLDVDTTWAELASAEAEGDHQDLVDAFQRAYPELRDSGECIAPGVASNGADGVAVAVKNRGDVVAAVSVIAGEEHIRRNADRILERLRRCRGLWDQ, via the coding sequence ATGACTGCGACGAATGACCGGCCGGGGGCCGGGGACGCCTTCCCGTTTCCGCCGGGGATGTCCGACGGTTCCGCGGAGCGGCCGGGTGGGACGCCGCGCCCCCATCACCGCACCGTCGACCGGGTGGCCGCGATTCTCGAGACCGTCGCCCGGTCCCGGACGCCGATGGGACTGTCCGACATCGCCAAGGCCGTGGGAGCCCCGGTCAGTTCGGCCCAGTCGCTGGTGAACGGTCTGGCCGCCACCGGCTATCTCGCCGAAGAAGCACGGGGATTCCGGCTGGGGATGGCCCCCTACTTCCTGGCGACGCTGGCCGGAACCCGGCCGGTGGACCAGGTCACCCACCAGATGCTGGAGGACGTCGTGGAGGGAACCGGCGCCGTCGCCGTTGTCGCGGTGCTGATCGGGGGAAGCGTCTTCTACATCGACTACGCCGTGGACGATCCGGCCTACGCGTACCTGGCGCAGAACCGGCTGCGCCGGCCACCGCTGGAGACCTCGGCGGGATGGATCCTGCTGTCCGGGCTCGATGTGGACACGACCTGGGCCGAACTCGCCTCGGCCGAGGCGGAGGGGGACCATCAGGATCTCGTCGATGCGTTCCAGCGGGCCTATCCGGAGCTCCGCGACAGCGGGGAATGTATCGCGCCGGGTGTGGCGAGCAACGGGGCTGACGGTGTGGCGGTCGCGGTGAAGAACCGGGGTGACGTGGTGGCGGCGGTCTCCGTGATCGCGGGGGAGGAACATATCCGGCGCAACGCGGACCGGATCCTCGAGCGGCTGCGCCGCTGTCGCGGACTGTGGGACCAGTGA
- a CDS encoding acyl-CoA dehydrogenase family protein: MTTSPLGFVDFDSLLSDEERMLRDAVADFGARELAPHIGDWFENATLPAKELAPKLGELGVLGMHLDGYGCAGTSAVAYGLACMEVEAVDSGLRSFVSVQGSLAMFAIHHWGSEEQKENYLPKMAAGEYIGCFGLTEPDAGSDPANMRTRAVRDGDEWVLNGTKMWITNSPVADVAVVWAKTVDRGDGKPGFAGFILEKGDAGFIAPEIHRKLSLRASVTGEIVLDDCRLPDSRRLPGVSSLRGPLTCLDEARYGIIWGALGAARDALHTAIEYAGTRQVFDRPLSSFQLTQAKLADMTVELDKSTLLALQLGRLKDAGELSANQVSVGKLNSTRVALEITRQCRTILGASGITLEYSPLRHANNLESVLTYEGTAEMHQLIIGKELTGEQAFR; encoded by the coding sequence ATGACCACCTCCCCCCTCGGCTTCGTCGACTTCGACTCCCTCCTCAGCGACGAAGAGCGCATGCTGCGCGACGCGGTCGCCGACTTCGGCGCCCGCGAACTCGCCCCGCACATCGGCGACTGGTTCGAGAACGCCACCCTGCCGGCCAAGGAACTCGCCCCCAAGCTCGGTGAACTCGGCGTGCTCGGCATGCACCTCGACGGCTACGGCTGCGCCGGCACCTCGGCCGTCGCCTACGGCCTGGCCTGCATGGAGGTCGAGGCGGTCGATTCCGGCCTGCGCTCCTTCGTCTCCGTCCAGGGCTCGCTGGCCATGTTCGCCATCCACCACTGGGGCTCCGAGGAGCAGAAGGAGAACTACCTGCCGAAGATGGCCGCCGGTGAGTACATCGGCTGCTTCGGCCTCACCGAGCCGGACGCCGGTTCCGACCCCGCCAACATGCGCACCCGCGCCGTCCGCGACGGTGACGAGTGGGTGCTCAACGGCACGAAGATGTGGATCACCAACTCCCCGGTCGCCGATGTCGCCGTCGTCTGGGCGAAGACCGTCGACCGCGGCGACGGGAAGCCCGGCTTCGCCGGCTTCATCCTCGAGAAGGGCGACGCCGGGTTCATCGCCCCGGAGATCCACCGCAAGCTCTCGCTGCGCGCCTCGGTCACCGGCGAGATCGTCCTCGACGACTGCCGCCTGCCGGACTCCCGCCGACTGCCGGGCGTCAGCTCGCTGCGCGGCCCGCTGACCTGCCTCGACGAGGCCCGCTACGGCATCATCTGGGGCGCGCTCGGCGCCGCACGGGACGCCCTGCACACCGCCATCGAGTACGCCGGCACCCGCCAGGTCTTCGACCGGCCGCTGTCCAGCTTCCAGCTCACCCAGGCCAAGCTCGCCGACATGACCGTCGAGCTGGACAAGTCCACCCTGCTGGCCCTGCAGCTCGGCCGGCTCAAGGACGCCGGGGAACTCTCCGCGAACCAGGTCAGCGTCGGCAAGCTGAACTCCACCCGCGTCGCCCTGGAGATCACCCGGCAGTGCCGCACCATCCTCGGCGCCTCCGGGATCACCCTGGAGTACTCGCCGCTGCGCCACGCCAACAACCTCGAGTCCGTGCTGACCTACGAGGGCACCGCCGAGATGCACCAGCTCATCATCGGCAAGGAGCTGACCGGCGAGCAGGCGTTCCGCTGA
- a CDS encoding CaiB/BaiF CoA transferase family protein: MAGDNSTAGALDGILVADFSRVLAGPYATMMLADMGAEVVKVERPGAGDDTRHWGPPYGPDGQATYFAGVNRNKRSVSIDLHSEEGLARAKELAAKADVVVQNFRPGVMERLGLDYATVAASNPGVVYASLSGFGTSPEGASLGGYDLVVQAVGGMMSVTGQDADHPVKVGVAVIDVLTGLHLGMGILTALYHRTATGLGQHVETDLMSCSLASLVNQSAAYAGAGTVAKPLGNRHPSIAPYEVFRTAAGELAVAAGNDSLYRRFCGVLELPELVDDPRFRTNPERVAHRDELIPVIEERLATRTADEWFELLREVGVPAGPVNDMAGAFSFAERLGLDPVVDVEGSRSVRNPVRMSATPATYRSPAPRLS, encoded by the coding sequence ATGGCCGGCGACAACAGCACGGCAGGCGCGCTCGACGGCATCCTCGTCGCGGACTTCTCCCGCGTCCTCGCCGGCCCCTACGCCACGATGATGCTGGCGGACATGGGCGCCGAGGTCGTGAAGGTGGAGCGCCCCGGCGCCGGTGACGACACCCGCCACTGGGGTCCGCCCTACGGTCCCGACGGACAGGCCACCTACTTCGCCGGGGTGAACCGCAACAAGCGCTCGGTGTCCATCGACCTGCATTCCGAGGAGGGACTCGCCCGGGCGAAGGAGCTCGCGGCGAAGGCCGACGTGGTGGTGCAGAACTTCCGTCCCGGTGTGATGGAACGGCTCGGCCTGGACTATGCGACCGTGGCGGCGTCCAATCCCGGGGTGGTGTACGCCTCGCTGTCCGGGTTCGGTACCTCGCCGGAGGGTGCGTCCCTCGGCGGCTACGACCTGGTCGTCCAGGCCGTCGGCGGGATGATGTCGGTGACCGGGCAGGACGCCGACCACCCGGTCAAGGTCGGGGTGGCCGTCATCGACGTGCTCACCGGACTCCACCTGGGCATGGGCATCCTCACCGCGCTGTACCACCGGACCGCCACCGGCCTGGGCCAGCATGTGGAGACCGACCTGATGTCCTGCAGCCTCGCCTCCCTGGTCAACCAGTCCGCCGCCTACGCCGGCGCCGGTACGGTGGCGAAGCCGCTGGGTAACCGGCATCCCTCCATCGCCCCCTACGAGGTCTTCCGCACCGCCGCGGGGGAGCTCGCCGTCGCCGCCGGCAACGACAGTCTCTACCGCCGGTTCTGCGGCGTCCTGGAGCTGCCGGAACTGGTCGACGATCCGCGGTTCCGCACCAACCCGGAGCGCGTGGCCCACCGCGACGAGCTCATCCCGGTGATCGAGGAACGGTTGGCGACGCGGACCGCCGACGAGTGGTTCGAGCTGCTGCGCGAGGTCGGTGTGCCCGCCGGGCCGGTCAATGACATGGCCGGGGCGTTCTCCTTCGCCGAGCGGCTGGGGCTGGATCCGGTCGTCGATGTCGAGGGCAGCCGGTCGGTGCGCAATCCGGTACGGATGTCGGCCACCCCGGCGACCTACCGCTCCCCCGCCCCGCGGCTCAGCTGA